A genomic stretch from Dissulfurispira thermophila includes:
- the rnhA gene encoding ribonuclease HI — protein sequence MQKEQKPFVEIYADGACSGNPGVGGFGAILRSGKKEKEISGCDKMTTNNRMELLAVISALEVLKKPCKVAVTTDSNYVVKGMTEWIQGWIKNKWRTSQKKEVMNRDLWERLLKASSGHEIEWKWIKGHNGHPENERCDKLAQNAIKNCQTIRKQRVDDRRQTEG from the coding sequence ATGCAAAAAGAGCAGAAACCATTCGTTGAAATTTATGCTGATGGAGCATGCAGTGGAAACCCCGGTGTCGGAGGTTTTGGCGCGATCTTGCGTTCAGGCAAAAAAGAAAAGGAAATATCAGGCTGTGATAAGATGACAACAAACAATAGGATGGAACTTTTGGCAGTTATTTCAGCATTAGAGGTGCTTAAGAAGCCGTGTAAGGTGGCTGTTACTACAGATTCTAATTATGTTGTAAAGGGAATGACTGAGTGGATTCAAGGTTGGATAAAAAACAAATGGAGGACATCGCAGAAAAAAGAAGTAATGAACAGGGATTTATGGGAAAGGCTTTTAAAGGCATCTTCAGGTCATGAGATTGAATGGAAATGGATAAAAGGGCATAATGGTCATCCAGAAAATGAGAGGTGCGATAAGCTTGCACAGAATGCAATTAAAAACTGTCAAACCATCAGAAAACAGAGGGTAGATGACAGAAGACAGACTGAAGGCTGA
- a CDS encoding pyridoxal-phosphate-dependent aminotransferase family protein, with amino-acid sequence MLKRYLLAPGPTPVPPEVLLSMAMPIIHHRSPDFLPVLDSAKKGLQWLFQTKNDVLILASTGTGGMVGAVNNFFNPGEKVLVINGGKFGERWTKICQAYGLRVEEIVVEWGYSIKPALVESALKKDSEIKAVFVQATETSTGVYHDIKGLGSVIKNYPDTLFIVDAISALVAEDIRTDEWGIDVMVGGSQKGLMLPPGLAFVSVSDKAWKKSEASKMPRFYFNFKKERENLAKNQTNFTSAVTLIIGLNEAIKILQKEGLENVFKRHARLANATREAVKALGLGIYSKESPSNSVTAIEMPEGIDGQLVYKTLREKYGITGAGGQDKAKGKIYRMAHLGYADTFDVITGIAALEMVLKQLGHPIRLGTGVARAQELLME; translated from the coding sequence ATGTTAAAGAGATACCTTTTAGCCCCAGGGCCAACGCCTGTGCCCCCTGAGGTGTTGCTTTCAATGGCAATGCCAATAATACATCACAGATCTCCTGACTTTTTGCCAGTACTGGATTCAGCAAAGAAGGGTCTTCAGTGGCTCTTTCAGACAAAGAATGATGTGCTCATACTTGCTTCAACAGGTACAGGTGGCATGGTTGGTGCTGTAAATAACTTCTTCAATCCCGGAGAAAAAGTACTCGTAATAAATGGTGGAAAATTTGGTGAGAGATGGACAAAGATTTGTCAGGCGTATGGATTAAGGGTTGAAGAAATAGTCGTTGAGTGGGGATATTCAATAAAACCAGCATTGGTTGAATCTGCCTTAAAAAAAGACTCTGAAATTAAAGCAGTCTTTGTTCAGGCAACAGAGACATCAACTGGTGTGTACCATGATATTAAAGGTCTTGGCAGTGTAATTAAAAATTATCCTGACACTCTTTTTATTGTTGATGCAATAAGCGCCCTCGTTGCAGAAGACATAAGAACTGATGAATGGGGTATTGATGTAATGGTTGGAGGCTCACAAAAAGGATTAATGCTGCCTCCAGGGCTTGCCTTTGTAAGTGTGAGTGATAAGGCGTGGAAGAAAAGTGAGGCATCAAAAATGCCAAGATTCTATTTCAATTTCAAAAAGGAAAGAGAGAATCTGGCAAAAAACCAGACAAATTTCACTTCAGCAGTTACATTAATTATAGGTCTCAATGAGGCAATAAAGATACTACAAAAAGAAGGGCTTGAAAATGTATTTAAAAGGCATGCAAGACTTGCTAATGCAACAAGAGAGGCAGTAAAGGCTTTAGGTCTTGGCATCTACTCAAAGGAATCGCCGAGCAACTCTGTCACTGCTATTGAGATGCCTGAAGGAATTGATGGGCAATTGGTTTATAAAACATTACGCGAAAAATACGGTATCACTGGTGCAGGCGGTCAGGACAAAGCAAAGGGAAAGATTTATAGAATGGCACACCTCGGCTATGCAGATACATTTGATGTAATTACAGGCATTGCTGCATTAGAAATGGTGCTGAAACAGCTTGGGCATCCTATTAGATTAGGAACAGGAGTTGCCAGAGCGCAGGAACTGCTGATGGAATAA
- a CDS encoding deoxyguanosinetriphosphate triphosphohydrolase, which yields MTIREQTEQIEKQILHSKACLSSMSRGRVRYEKDCSVRTCFQRDRDRIIHSKAFRRLKHKTQVFLAPKGDHYRTRLTHVLEVSQIARTIARALRLNEDLVEAIALGHDLGHTPFGHAGEAILREIHPGGFDHYKQSLRVVDFLERNGQGLNLTHEVRDGIVKHSKGKGVIISDNPKDKPITLEGQVVRISDIIAYVNHDLDDAIRAGVVKKADVPRDIIKAIGETYSRRIDTMVRDVIQASIKVDLENIVMSDEISFIVYKLRDFLFETVYESDAIIREFNKAKNILKALYEYHLEHTDEVFKDIAPERKLDKHRMVCDFIAGMTDSFAFMTYERLFLPEQWKVF from the coding sequence ATGACTATTCGTGAACAAACAGAACAAATAGAAAAACAGATACTGCACTCAAAGGCATGTCTGAGTTCCATGAGTAGGGGAAGGGTAAGGTATGAGAAGGATTGCAGTGTAAGGACTTGCTTTCAGAGGGATAGAGACAGGATAATTCATTCAAAGGCATTTCGCAGGTTAAAGCATAAGACACAGGTTTTTCTTGCACCCAAAGGAGACCATTATAGAACAAGACTCACTCATGTGCTCGAGGTATCTCAAATAGCAAGGACAATTGCAAGGGCGCTGAGGCTCAATGAGGACCTTGTAGAGGCTATTGCACTCGGCCATGATTTAGGTCATACACCTTTTGGGCATGCAGGAGAGGCAATTTTAAGGGAAATTCATCCGGGCGGATTTGATCATTACAAGCAGAGCCTCAGAGTCGTTGATTTTTTAGAAAGGAATGGGCAAGGGCTTAATCTCACACATGAGGTCCGAGATGGAATTGTCAAACACTCAAAAGGAAAAGGGGTGATAATATCAGATAACCCAAAAGATAAACCTATAACGCTTGAGGGTCAAGTTGTCAGAATATCAGATATTATAGCCTATGTGAATCATGACCTTGATGATGCCATAAGGGCGGGAGTTGTAAAAAAGGCAGATGTGCCGCGCGATATAATAAAGGCTATAGGAGAGACATACTCAAGGCGCATAGATACAATGGTCAGAGATGTGATTCAAGCAAGCATTAAAGTTGATCTTGAGAATATAGTCATGAGCGATGAAATATCATTTATTGTTTATAAACTCAGGGACTTTCTCTTTGAGACAGTTTATGAGAGTGATGCCATAATAAGGGAATTTAACAAGGCAAAGAATATCCTAAAAGCCCTCTATGAGTATCACCTTGAGCATACAGATGAAGTTTTTAAGGACATTGCACCTGAAAGAAAACTAGATAAACACCGAATGGTTTGTGATTTTATTGCAGGTATGACTGACAGTTTTGCTTTTATGACATATGAGAGACTTTTCCTTCCAGAGCAGTGGAAGGTGTTTTAA
- a CDS encoding type II toxin-antitoxin system VapC family toxin: MSSLFVDTSSLVKFYYPEPDSDRIETLLLGAEHIYITNLTIVEIASALARKVRTGNI, translated from the coding sequence ATGTCATCCCTCTTCGTTGATACAAGCTCTCTTGTCAAATTCTACTATCCCGAACCTGACAGTGACAGGATTGAGACCCTTTTATTAGGAGCAGAACATATATACATCACCAATCTGACCATTGTAGAAATAGCATCTGCCTTAGCCAGGAAGGTAAGAACAGGTAATATATAA
- the selA gene encoding L-seryl-tRNA(Sec) selenium transferase — MNKQKLLSLLPSVDEILKSKKGSQWQEIYPRRYVLKAIREIIEEKRQAILRDELKEISIEAMLPDIEHRVERLSSFSLKPVINATGVVVHTNLGRSVLSEEILENVKRVACGYSNLEYDLEKGERGKRYWHVQMLLNEITGAESSLIVNNNAAAVFVCLSALAKGKEVIVSRGELVEIGGSFRVPDVMASSGAILREVGTTNKTHLYDYENAINEDTGLLLKVHQSNFRTIGFTKLVGIEELVNLGRTYNIPVMFDLGSGCLMDLRPYGIYVEPTVHEIIKSGCDIVTFSGDKLLGGPQGGIIVGRSELIEKIAKNPLMRAVRIDKLTLSAFEAVLMHYLDEEKAKKEIPTLRMLLQDINEIRARAKKIATRLHREIKDDVAKIEIVEDSSQSGGGALPEVEFKTFVITIKPENLSVNHLQERLRHGNPPVIVRIKEDNIILDVRTVRDIEIKPLVKVVSEALL; from the coding sequence ATGAATAAACAAAAGCTCTTGTCATTATTACCGTCTGTAGATGAAATCCTTAAATCTAAAAAAGGATCGCAATGGCAAGAAATATATCCCCGGCGGTATGTACTTAAAGCAATTCGTGAGATTATCGAAGAAAAAAGACAGGCAATTCTCAGAGATGAATTGAAAGAGATTTCTATTGAAGCCATGCTCCCTGATATTGAGCACAGGGTTGAGAGGCTTTCTTCATTCAGCCTTAAGCCTGTGATTAATGCAACAGGTGTTGTGGTTCATACTAATTTAGGCAGGTCAGTGCTTTCTGAAGAGATACTGGAGAATGTTAAAAGGGTTGCTTGTGGATACTCAAATCTTGAGTATGACCTTGAAAAAGGTGAGAGGGGCAAGAGGTATTGGCATGTACAAATGCTGCTAAATGAGATTACAGGTGCTGAGAGTAGTTTAATAGTCAATAATAATGCTGCTGCAGTATTTGTGTGCCTGAGCGCCCTTGCAAAAGGCAAGGAGGTAATTGTATCAAGGGGAGAGCTTGTTGAAATAGGGGGATCTTTTAGGGTGCCAGATGTGATGGCAAGTAGCGGAGCGATTTTACGAGAGGTGGGAACAACTAATAAGACACATTTATATGATTATGAAAATGCAATAAATGAAGATACAGGCTTGTTGTTGAAGGTCCATCAATCAAATTTCAGGACAATAGGCTTTACAAAACTTGTAGGGATTGAAGAACTTGTAAATCTCGGCAGGACATATAATATCCCTGTGATGTTTGATTTAGGGAGCGGCTGTCTTATGGATTTAAGGCCTTATGGTATTTATGTGGAACCAACTGTCCATGAGATTATAAAATCAGGTTGCGATATTGTTACATTTAGTGGAGATAAACTATTAGGTGGACCACAGGGAGGGATTATTGTAGGAAGGTCAGAACTCATTGAAAAGATTGCAAAAAATCCACTTATGAGGGCTGTGCGCATAGACAAACTCACCCTTTCAGCATTTGAGGCAGTGCTTATGCATTATTTAGATGAAGAAAAGGCAAAGAAAGAGATCCCCACATTAAGGATGTTATTGCAGGATATAAATGAAATAAGGGCAAGGGCAAAGAAGATAGCCACAAGGCTGCACAGGGAGATAAAAGATGATGTTGCAAAAATTGAGATAGTAGAAGACTCTTCCCAATCAGGCGGGGGTGCATTGCCTGAGGTAGAATTTAAGACCTTTGTTATAACAATTAAACCTGAGAACTTGTCTGTTAACCATCTCCAAGAGCGTCTGCGTCATGGCAATCCACCTGTAATTGTAAGGATAAAAGAGGATAACATTATTCTTGATGTCAGGACAGTGAGGGATATTGAAATAAAGCCTCTGGTTAAAGTAGTTTCAGAGGCATTATTATAA
- a CDS encoding FKBP-type peptidyl-prolyl cis-trans isomerase, whose product MKTVKQGDTIRVHYTGRLEDGTVFDSSENRPPLEFTVGEGEVISGLERGVVGMNIGETKIITIPPELGYGHYMKERIFEMDRKKMPGNFNIDVGLRLQMYRADGMPVMVTVIGISENTLTMDANHPLAGKTLIFETKLVEIV is encoded by the coding sequence ATGAAAACAGTAAAACAGGGAGATACAATAAGGGTCCACTATACAGGAAGGCTTGAGGACGGCACGGTCTTTGATTCATCAGAAAATCGCCCTCCTCTTGAGTTTACAGTCGGTGAAGGAGAGGTCATTTCTGGCCTTGAACGAGGAGTTGTCGGGATGAACATCGGAGAAACTAAGATTATTACAATCCCCCCTGAACTTGGATATGGTCATTACATGAAAGAGCGTATCTTTGAGATGGACAGAAAGAAAATGCCGGGCAATTTCAATATAGATGTTGGACTGAGACTACAAATGTATAGGGCTGACGGCATGCCTGTGATGGTAACAGTTATAGGTATATCAGAAAATACCCTGACTATGGATGCAAACCATCCACTTGCAGGAAAGACTTTGATATTTGAAACAAAACTTGTTGAGATAGTCTGA
- a CDS encoding peptide chain release factor family protein — protein MESLGIREADIEEKFICSSGKGGQNINKTATCVYLKHIPTGIEVKCMRDRSQSVNRFLARLEFVERFEELLNIKTGENIKKKSTGSRRQKEKRRQGKNTMDNW, from the coding sequence ATGGAGTCACTTGGAATTAGAGAGGCTGACATTGAAGAGAAATTTATCTGCTCATCAGGTAAAGGTGGACAGAATATTAACAAGACAGCTACATGTGTTTATCTCAAACATATTCCAACAGGCATAGAAGTGAAATGTATGAGAGATAGAAGTCAGTCTGTCAATCGCTTTCTTGCCAGACTGGAATTTGTGGAGAGGTTCGAGGAATTGTTAAATATAAAAACAGGTGAGAATATAAAAAAGAAAAGCACAGGAAGCAGAAGGCAAAAAGAAAAAAGAAGGCAAGGTAAAAATACGATGGATAATTGGTAA